tttcttaaataacttaattgtattaatttgtaaGTCTTATATGAATCAGATAAATTAAGTGAAAATCGATTAAGTATCGGAAATGTACTAACATTCCTGGTGCTcaatcaatataaaaatctgtaataaattttactgcAAAACAGAAAGTATAACTTTTTCACTTTTGCATATAAAGCATTGTATATGTTGTACGTTTATACAATACTTTACACCAGCTTTTTTTAAAAGACAATGTTTAGttgtttcatataattttatctgtGTTTCTCTCccttgttttaatatttcattaacgtATTTTTTCTATACTGGTTATTGGTCAATAGAAACTTACATTGTTACAATTAGGGCATTCCCGGCAATTTTAAAATCGTCTATATGACGTCATTTCAAGGTATGGGAAAGGAAATCTTGATGTTTGAGGTTGAGAAGTTTGCTGAGTATGAATAGGTGAATATGATGGCTGCTGTAGCAGCGGAGAATTCTGTTGATTTTGTAGTGGAGACAATGACTGTCCAGGAgaatgtgaatgtaaattttgtggGTGAGAAAATGATAATGCATGATGGCAAGGGGAAGTTTGTGAGTTTTGTACATTAGCTTGTGGTATATTCAAATTGTTCGTAATgttaatattgtttaatatgtTGAGACTGTTAGACACGTTATTAGGGATTGTCAGATTACTCGGAATACTCAGTGCATTAGGAATATTTATGCTTGTTTGTAGATTAGGTGGAAGGGAAAGAGTAGCCGACGTAAGATAATGTACGCTGAAAGATGGACGGGGGGGCTAGTAAAGCCTCATACCTTCTTCAAATTTGACGATAAGAGGATCAACAGCTGGACTGCCAATAAAACTGCCTGCTTCACTGCTTCCTCTACCTTGATCTGACTCAGTACTACTACCATCATATTTTGTGTCATCTGTTAGCAATGAAAGAAgatcttataaaataaataaaaataacaacataagattataaaatattgtaaaatcatAATGTACAGGGTATtctaaaatgaaacaattaaataatatattttatgaatgtaacagaaatttaaaatttattaattaattataatgaatatattaatcaTGATACTATCGTTgaccttttattttattttattcctgtATGAAAGGTTATAAGAACAATAATGTATCGCATAACATTCGCGAGAAAGTTCAACAtaatatagaaacaaaatatccagaatgttacatttaatatttcattaataaataataaagcttTCATTAAAAACAAGAACAGCattttgaaatgtaaaattaaatggatgtacatattttttttcttttgctgtCATATagtgataatttatatttaattaaacttacaatactttaaaataatatatataattaaaataaacaatttagtTAAACACTGTTGATTTACTTTCATactgaaatattaacaaataaatattaaccaTATTAACAAATCTGCTATTACTTCATACTGGATATtctcatttaaatatatttgttaataaaatattttctatatttatataatatgctTGTTCTATATATTGACATAATTTGattgtttaattttgaaatacccCATATGATAACATAATACTCTTACCTTGACGATTTGACCATTCTTGATTCATTGTTTTTGAtgttaaatcaaaattttttactGGATTAATAGGATCATTAGTAATTGTACGAGCGTTTTTATGCATAAATGAACAGTGTGGTTTTCTACAACCGCCAGGTTGTGTTTCCCAATAACATGGGATCGACTTGCGATTTTTCTATTCGAACAAGTAACAAAGAAACATTAGtaaactatttaaaattccaattaatgATTTATCTATCTGTAATATTTGAATGATGCTTACTCTTAATTCCATATGCCTAAAGTTACAATGTTCATCAAAGCATTTGCCCTGCTTCCAATATACGCACATTGTTTCGCAACCCAAGGCAGATGGTTCATGTCTAAATGGACAGTTATCACcctacaaatataattataaattaacaaaaaaaaacaaataatataatacagatacatcaaaagtataataataatgaactAACAAAGAATTATGATCATTAATAGTTGCAGTGCTCATGTACATTGTAAATACTGCAAcctaatctataatttaaacttcaaacaattcaaaattcaacagttaatgttatttcatataatttctcataatacattatgaaaataaatatttaactatttGTACATAATGACAAACAtcacaattttcaattaatattaccATCACgagtaacaaaaattgtttcggACACGAACACAGCAAACAATATAAGAGAGTTAAATTTGTCAAAGTAAAAAAAGTTCAAAGTAATCatgaaatgaagaaatacaACTGTTGTggtatataaataacacgattcactaattattttaaaacgacGGATGATATCGTAGAGCCTGCCACCAACATGGCCGATCTAACCTCGCGAATTCAATGTATCAGAAACAATATGGAACAAATCTATCCAACATCTAAAATTTTACGGTGATGATTAAATACAACGAATGTTTcgtgcattttatattttacatacctTTGTGCATGTTgagtaatagaaaaaataacagTCGGTATTCTTATGACTGTGCTCCATTTGCAAGAACCGATAGAAAGATGAATGATCGTGTTCTTTACtgaaaagagaatatttaaacagaTCACTATTAAATGTCACATTTCGTAGAAATAAAGCGAAAAAGATCAAAGTAAAGTATCTATTACCACTTTGTGCGAAACATGATTACAACTTATAGTGTATCGTGTTCAACCGCCAGATCCAAtgttatggaaaattaatttgaatgtaGAGGTTTCGCAACCACCAATATTTGTACCGACGATAATGACCttttttcattatgtattcaatatatattcattactTACGTGTGATGGCAATGATTCCTAGGATGACTTCTTTTTTGCCCCTTCGCTTTGACCCACACACTAAATCAACTCGCACACAGATTCAAGTAAATAGTTCGACCGTGGCACTTGTCGCCCCTTTCGTTAGTGACGCTATTCGCTACCGCTACAGATACGATGGCGTAAACTTCCGAGAAAACACGGAACTACACGATTTGTTACGCGCCCTTTTTGAATTAGTACAATTATTACACAGCTATAGTGACtcacgaatgaaattaaaagcttttatatacaattgtatatgttatataaattattaaaacaattttcaaacgttacTAACACTTTCACGAGACACAactatgataattatattgatcaaatttgaaaccaatctgaaaatgcaTGTAAAagttatagaatatttaataaaaataccaatttCGCAGAGATCACAAaatccattatattaataaaccaGTATTCGTACTGTATagttattttttactaaatatatgtttgcagTAAATACCTTGTAACtctcatatatattttcagatcgGTTTCAAAGTCCAGTATAATCATAATGATCATGTTTCATTGcagtactaatgaaatttcaaagtgttttatataacacatagaatatatatatatataaaagtttttttaTCGTAAGTATTTCGTGAGCTACTTTACATGCTAAAATGATGATTTATATAACATGTTTGATTTTCAGCTAATAATACCATTAAATAATACACCGTTGCTAAGAAATGAATGATTAtttgttcgataaatattaactgAACTaagttaaaacaaattatgcatattatataatatataatataataaatgaaataagtaattatttacatctttactttatttacatCTGTAAGTTTAGaacagatttttataaattgcaatacatttgttataatatgtatttaacggaaataaatacaaaattttcagCCAAAAAAgcattcaaaaataatttctttgagCTGTATTACATTCATATTTaaccattaaaaaatattatatataaaatgattaataaatacacTTAAGTTAatgatttacaatttaattgcatatttaaagtaatataacAGTCACAAATTGTATAGTAAAGATACTAGcatataatattcttacaaatgattttataaatatacacaatattaagtatattacctgtattatacattatttgattacaaaattacaaaataattgcgtttaaaaattatatgtttgaataaatatatataatatttaaaataatgtgTTTCTTAAGCTAGAATTTAACAAATGaagttaaattttgaaatatagttacttaaatactataattatcACAGAATTACTgcaagataataatttttttaacatacaTTCATCAAAAGtgacaaaatttattcataacaATATAATAGTTACATcctaaaatattcatataaagagaaaacaaaaatttgaacaatGTGTAATTAAATCGACTgagtagaaaaaataatttatcaaaataaatattttaaaatcattaaaataacatcttaaattttattttattataaagataaCTTATATTcaatcataaaattttaatttttcgtatattaaataacataaagtttagaaataatatatgttttatatacaacaatataaatattgttttcaataaagatatttggagaaattaaaatacaataacaatgaaaaagaagcattttaaattaacatttttaacaaacatatttgataaaattatacaatactacaatataacaaatatataatatttaaaagattcaaGCATTATTCTTTCAGGGACTAAACgtatataattgtatagtaagaaagtaaagatttattataattaaattaaaacttgAATATTCCATTGCAAGACATAGATTATAAGAACATATCAATGTTTAAATGTGATGTGAACATCTAAAATTCTtgcgttttaatttttttacatactcAGATATGTAAGATATGTACagacaattataaatatacagttCATTCCACTATAATATATGGTAACATATAATCTATTTTCATAATAGACTCAAATTTTTCCCTATATATGATTCTGTGATTATGTcccaaaatattttaatttagcaTACTATAATAaacacaataaaaaatttaatattaaattttaaatacaaaattttagagatataacattttaaaaaataaaacatgataAGTAGAACTTACATTTAATCATAgagataaaatacaaaaattttaatctaatCGAATAGTTAAATATTCCTGACtaagtaaacaaatattatacaacgcAGTCAAGACTTTTATGTTCTGCATAATACCTAAGtgcaaaaaaattatttttccaacatCTCATATTAatgtgaattattttattttattttttattttaaaaaaactgacactgaatttaataaatttgttatagtGGAAAAAACtgtttttgttttcgttttatttgaaaaaatcagaattttaaaataaaaaagatctaATTAGCAATTGTCATTGATACACATTAGAAAAATACCTCATTGTTTTGTAACAAAAGGATTGGCCAGCAACCCATcctggaaattaaatttattgtaacatACAATGATAAAATGTCAAGATATCACAACATACAATATGACAAAATTATTAGTCCACTATAATACACTATTAATTTTGGTTTACTGTAGTccaatattattcatttccaAAGATAAATATCAATCAATGCATATCTTCAGTTTAACAGAAATACAGGAAATGACACAGGAAATAACATCAGTTTTACAGTCTTATCAAAACATTCTAGATTAtcattgtatattgtatattatagtcagttttatttttatcacgtAACGGATTATTAAATCACATGTATTCACTCTTATACACatcttatacatatacattaatACGAACATGTTCTTCATTGATTTTAAGCTAGACAATCTATCTGGTAGGctcaaataatttatcattcaaTATCCATTAAtatcttacatttattatattactttactGTATACTCCCATTCCGTTAAAAGTTGCCTATGAAATTCGTCAGAACATTTACGATGAGAAGAACAAAAAGCAttggtaaaaaatttatattcaattctCTGTTTTCATACTAGGTAACAACCACTGCTATAAAACCAAACatatattgcaataatttgACTAGCATACTATAATCTATCATGTAcgttttatatctatatatgcaacaaatatgtatatataaatattacataatatttatatattatatacataatatattaatattaatatataataatatattaaatataaataataaattatataataattatattatattaaccattaattaatatattatatattaatatatataaataattgtgtgtgtgtgtgtgtgtgtgtgtgtgtgtgtgtgtgtgtgtgtgtgtgtgtgtgtgtgtgtgtgtgtgtgtgtgtgtgtgtgtgtgtgtgtgtgtggtaCGCGcgcaaaaatattaacaaccTCGTATATACATCACGTTTTAACACGTGTATTATcgcatataataaatacacatgtatatatcCAGAATATTCATTCCaccaatcttttttttatttgttttattaatgaaaatgctAAACACTGACTACTATTGCCATTATTTATCGCCTTGTACTTGCTCATAGTAAAAATCAGTATATTTCATGTAAGTGCATCTTATATAACTGAATGTTATCTTAATGATTATTGAATAGCTTGAATAGATTTGAATAACTATTCAATAGCTTGAATAATGACTATTGAATAGCTAAAGGCAATTACTAGCATAAATATGGTAGACAagataatatacaaaacaacAAGTAAACTCAGGAAATTTTTGTCcataacatattataataaatgtgttATTCAAGTTTTCCCTTTATAAGACTTAAAAGTCAATGTAACATATTAAATTCGTATAGTAAGGAACCAAACGTTCTAATATGACATACCTTTCTCTCTTTAAGGTAAATATAGATGCTATGAAAACACATATTAACTCAATtgtgtaaaatttcacttctaataatatgaaaagtaacaattaataaaattattattatgactTATTCGAACTACAGCATTTGGAACAATCAAAACAACTGGTATGCTATCTCTTTGATGACCAAGATGCACGAGTAGCATTGCCTGGGCCACTTCCAATTATTCGATTTTGAAGTTCTGTTATTGTTTCTTGCAAggctcttttttctttcagaagCAGCTGTATGTCTTCTTGTGCTGCACTTAAATGAGATTTGATTACAGtagattcttcttttatacgtattaatttcgtattttcttctgATATTTTCTCCAAAGCATTAAGACGACGCCGAAGCTGTTCATTATCCAATTTCAACTGTTTACTGGACtgtcttaaaatatttagttccATTTCATGATTCATATTTTCGACTATTTGAGTATCACTGCTTGTGAGTGTTACAAGGGAATTACTTCTGCTCAGGTTtactagaaataaaatgtttgagTTAGATTAATAGTAGAGGAatgtataggaaaatattttatagtgatctataaaatacacaaaaaaGTTGTgcttctaataaaaaattacttttaacgaattaggaaattaaatattttttattaaacatagaTGGTGagtaaacaatatatatttactatctAAACTATTTGTGAACAATAAGCAGCGTTATAAAACAATGTTTTGTACCTTATATGCAGCATGTCCAAAGAAGGCATGTTGGGCCAAAAATGTTAGCACAAAACTTATACTACATGTTAATAAGGTCAAGTAGatcaaaaaatttatataacctTATGTCCGAAAATGCTTTATTAAAGAGTTATAAGcatcaaaaaatttttattaatagctTTGAcagttataataaatgtttgaaattgcttctgtaagaataCCAAGAATGCAAATCATTCATCGAACTAATAATTGTTGAACTCTTTCGAATATTCCTGCTATTGTAGAAATAGTAGTAAATGTATTTGTGTCTTTCTGCAATTCTATATAATGAGTCTTTCTCAGAAATCTTTGAACGCTCATAACTCttcaataaaacatttttggtCATAAGTTTACATGAACTTTTCATACCTACTTGGCCTcattaacatataatataagttTTGTCCCAACCTTTCTGGACACTCTATATGTTGTTCATTCATgctaatttataaattgcattaaaaattttaataagcaTACGTGATAATAagcagaaattattttcttttgatttgagaaaatataaaacatgcCTTTGCATAATTAAATGCAAatctaaaattctatttattcaatgtcctattaaacaatattattaaagcAATAAATGCTACtactatttttctaattgttttgtataaatgCTCACATTAGAAAGGCCGTCTGAATGCACAGAattatacaatgtataacattaattttaaaaaagtaaacaaatttttaaataaaagaatttgtcACTTAAATGTATTTCGAAAACCTACTATATTATAAACTTACTGTACTATACTATATTAAACACTATATATCTTCcttgtatgaaaataataagtggcaaataataataacaaaacttCATTGTATATTGTTACCTACCAACTGGTTCGATATGAAAAACCCCATTTGCATCTCGTACTATCTTAAGCTTTGCAATATTCAGATCTATAGGAATTGGTCCTGGCGAAGTTATATTATTTGGTGGACGATCTTCATTTAAACGCAATGATATACTCTCCAGATATATCtgcaataaaatagaaatgttatgtaattaaaaataaagttaaaagaaataatacaataaaatttaacatacCTGCAATGGTATCGGTCTAGGTATAATTTCATCTTCAGTTAAGTCTGTAAGACCACTTATTGAACTCATAGACAAAGCCATTGATACATTAGTAACTTTAACTTCTAATTTATCTTCAAACAAATCCAAAACACTTTGTTTGTTATGTACGTCTATAGTAGTATCTACCTCTTCCTCAGTTGTATTATCTTGATTCTGATTTAAgtgcatatttttattccttataGCTCGACTTGCTTGAGACAATTTCCAAGAATCTGACTTGCATTTTAAATCATGATCCAAACGTAGTTTAATACATGATCTACAGTTAGAATCTGAAGGTAATTCGACCCAACCTCGTGATCGTGCACTGAATTTTGtctaataaacaaaaaatattaaaaaatatatgtataacatttaaactatattataattataatttctactatgtaatagaattataattcttttattttgtaataaattcataaaaatttaaaactaaGCTATAAGTAtgaaattatggaaaataaactataaaatcgttgaaaacTAAATTATCATTTGCATATATTAGATAATAAGAACAAATTCTTAATATTAGCTTCTTTATAAGCATactctatatatatttccataatatgtaattaaacatttaaatacaaaaatattgttaattttttcttattaatatgtgataagttaaaaaattttaacataaaaagCTACAAAAACTTGTTTTATAAACAAAGCTACTTTCATTTCcgtataattcatataaaatacacataatCTGCAATCGCATTTGAAAGCTTTTCAAATACATTCCAGCTAAGCATTATTTCATACCATGCTACATGAAATTATTACGCTTTgagtacatatacatattatgaaattaaaaactaaaaagcTTTAAACCCTTCacataaaagtaaaagtgTGTACTTTTGAAATGCTTACATAATTcgtttgtatatacaaataaaaaataacaataaaatattaactgCTAATTATGCAACATAAtagtgtaataataaacttgtATGTAATTGTCATATACTctacaaatttatcatttgCATATCAATAATTACTTATCAATAAGGATTACAAATTATCACCTAAAAGTAAatcgtcaaatattttcctttagttattatatactagttatattttagttattatatACTAATCTAAAAACCAAATCTATACATTCACAATAATCTTTTTGAAATGATCAGTAggacaaatatttatatatatgcaatTTGTACAGCATAGTGacataattaattcaaaagaACTAGACATGCGATAAAATGTACATAGTACAAGgcatttaatatgaaatatatgagTACTTTGCCAATACCTTTCTCTTGACCTGCCACAAGTGCCACATAAAAACATTCACAAGAGAAGGAGAGACGCAGGAGAAGCATGCAAAAAAAGTTAAAGACAaacattgtataaatatacatatataatataaaaatgtttataatgtACGTGATATAAAgctagaaataaaatcaaaagagTTTCGTGGCACACGAAGTATGTAACTAGGAATAAAATGTTAGTCATGAATACATTCCAAGTTTATACAAAAaacttaaatattatttgcataaGATATTGCATTACTAATTTAATGTAATCAAATTTCATACTTGAAAcatcttaaaaaattttaacataagTTTCAGAGCAATATGTCCTCTATAAATGGTTAAATTTGTattgattagaaatatattaaatctgTACACAATAAAAAGCACTtcatatagtatataaaaaaagtttaaactctctaatgaaattattgtatgaaagaaacactaaagaataatatattttcgattgcagcaatattaaaaaaaaccTCAGTATTTAGATCtatttaatagatttaaaatAGCATATTGTATGTAATCAGCAAACaggaaatttatcatttagaTGAATAGAAGATAATATTACCTGAAATTCATCCCATGGGATAGATGAACATTCATCATTAccaatatttgaaatttgaactTTAATTGATGATGCATATCCAAGAGATTGTTGAATAAATTCAActttagataatttaaatgttgcCATAGATACCTAAAAAGGATTATATCTAATCAGGACATTAAAGTtttcaattgtattatattattatattacataacataGACTTACAATATCCTTTCGTTTACACACACTATCCATAGATTTTTCACTCTGAGTATCAGGAGTTTCTTCAACTACTTCACTAGCTTCTTCTACTGCTGTTATTCTAATTGAATTATCAACAGAAAACATTGTATCTAATTTTTCTTGATCttgaagattaattaaaacgtagTTCTCACTGTCAGAACTAACATCACTTCTTATAGACACAGTATCACTGCTACCATCTTCTGGAGAAGCCTTCAAAGCTGAATCAATTGATGTCATCAAATTACTTAATCCTTTTTTCATAGAAGAGAGACCAACGTTGAAATTATTAGGAATGAATGGTGTATTTGAAAACGAATCTCCTTTGCTATGCTTATTTGTAGCATCAGCAGTATATCTTAAAGTAGGCAATGATTTCTCTTCCTCTACAGCAATGCACCTTTTATCATGTGCTACATTTCTTATCTGCATATTATTTTCGTGTTTATTGGTACCATTCTGTTTAAAGGTCACAACAGTTTGAGGTATACTAGAATGTATAAAATCCATTGACAACATTGATGATACGTCACTTTGTGGCgttattgtttcattatttatattaatctttttactACTGCTCTCAACTCGTTCTGTACTTTGCCATGGAATAGACGAACCTGGAATGTCATCTGCTATGCTAGATGAATCTGGCATAACGGATTCCAAATCACCTCCAGAATTTTCTTTACCAGGGGTATGCGACGGCATGACAAATGTTACTTCTACTTGTGGTATCAATGCACCAATAACAAGTGAACTACCACAATCaacctttaatattttattagaatcaaTATTTAGATACGTTGCCATTTCCGATAAAACTTCCGATAATCTTAACAAGAACAAATATTGATAGTGATTTATCTGGACGCTAACTAAATTGCTTATGTATGCAAGACCATGAATGTCAGCAGTAGATTTATTTTCTGATGAATCTTTCTCTGACGATTTCATAGACATGTAACACCATAGAGTTAAAGGAAATGCATCAAGGAACGGCACAGGTCGGTTTTGTCCGACCGCACGAGCACCAAGAAAATCTCCCCAAACGGGTTCCAAATTACAACACCATATGTCTTTAGCTTCAGTCCATAAAAGCTCCCGGTGTAATTGACGAACTAATTCGTTTACAGAATTACTGCTAAAATTAGGTGGTGGATATCGAATATTATCAGTgcctgtaataaataaatgaatgtgaaatatatgtatcatactatataataataatgtgaaaaatatatttgtgtacAAAACTTTTACCTGCGCAATGTGCCAAAAATTTATCTGtaagaatatgaaaatcatTCGATCTATTTGGAAAGTCTGTAGCAAAAAACATCTGTCCCATTTGAAAAGCGTTTACACACTGTGCTAAATCTGCTCTTGAAGATCTTTCTGCGGATCGAACATTTGTTATTGACGCTCTCGACGTCTGTATGTGCAAAGACTTTGGCCTATCCTTCTGATTAGGATAATCTTGTTGGCTTTCAAAAACTACCTGAGGATAATAAGTATATTGAGGGTATAGTAGTACGAGACTTTAACCTATAATACAAATGTCTTAGTACTTGCCCTTGGAAGTATAGCTTCGATTTTTACatcaaaatacattaaattagTGGAAGTATATGTTGATTGTTTATCCTTATCCATTAGagaatgatataaatttaatgcaaATGAATTAAACCATAAGCAGGAACAGACATCAAAATTTACTTGGATAGGATTCAgttgtacataaaattttggTGGTGGCACtaaacaattacaaaatagaTGAAGTTgtagattaatttaaaatttgttaacatgataattatatgtttaCTTACATGGAAATGTAATA
This genomic window from Bombus pyrosoma isolate SC7728 linkage group LG4, ASM1482585v1, whole genome shotgun sequence contains:
- the LOC122566861 gene encoding UHRF1-binding protein 1 isoform X2, whose product is MVSLIKKQLLKHLSRFTKNLSADKINLSAFKGEGELTNLELDEIVLTDLLELPSWLRLTNAWCNKVSFRIQWTKLRSVPIFLSLDEVHIEVETCEDLRDLSSPQGLSSYTGPAKYSFIHKVIDGITVTVNTVSVTFKSPAFIASVQMNRIIVESKSATWLRCDLRTTRVKDPDRGQLLIFKELEWQTVRIEAQSTKDKNLTPLRLLTNQARCRITIKKRISDCFVMGSRLILILDDLLWVLTDSQLKAALHFIDSLGGLIEKATVLERKTKAARKLEVLPEYQAQISQQSRTKNQYNTAISKIFTRYDVVETSYHFLCQRIDLHLCDDAGNGRSSHPDLKDGGALQISLVRFQVDYYPYHLAMADRKHWAKYKENATPHSQWLQQSLSSFRSQFMDLIDSGRTQHSPLTRSQGNITVNNTKGLGDNSEKGNQSQNINIAVDEKKKSQHPSGNPVKNYILEQLAKLMTTCIIIRIDDFTLYKVTTTSRNPVPKEFVMAQTRKKHATGDRDKFCLPEDVTIVHAEFTYYYYPGDITFPLPPPKFYVQLNPIQVNFDVCSCLWFNSFALNLYHSLMDKDKQSTYTSTNLMYFDVKIEAILPRVVFESQQDYPNQKDRPKSLHIQTSRASITNVRSAERSSRADLAQCVNAFQMGQMFFATDFPNRSNDFHILTDKFLAHCAGTDNIRYPPPNFSSNSVNELVRQLHRELLWTEAKDIWCCNLEPVWGDFLGARAVGQNRPVPFLDAFPLTLWCYMSMKSSEKDSSENKSTADIHGLAYISNLVSVQINHYQYLFLLRLSEVLSEMATYLNIDSNKILKVDCGSSLVIGALIPQVEVTFVMPSHTPGKENSGGDLESVMPDSSSIADDIPGSSIPWQSTERVESSSKKININNETITPQSDVSSMLSMDFIHSSIPQTVVTFKQNGTNKHENNMQIRNVAHDKRCIAVEEEKSLPTLRYTADATNKHSKGDSFSNTPFIPNNFNVGLSSMKKGLSNLMTSIDSALKASPEDGSSDTVSIRSDVSSDSENYVLINLQDQEKLDTMFSVDNSIRITAVEEASEVVEETPDTQSEKSMDSVCKRKDIVSMATFKLSKVEFIQQSLGYASSIKVQISNIGNDECSSIPWDEFQTKFSARSRGWVELPSDSNCRSCIKLRLDHDLKCKSDSWKLSQASRAIRNKNMHLNQNQDNTTEEEVDTTIDVHNKQSVLDLFEDKLEVKVTNVSMALSMSSISGLTDLTEDEIIPRPIPLQIYLESISLRLNEDRPPNNITSPGPIPIDLNIAKLKIVRDANGVFHIEPVVNLSRSNSLVTLTSSDTQIVENMNHEMELNILRQSSKQLKLDNEQLRRRLNALEKISEENTKLIRIKEESTVIKSHLSAAQEDIQLLLKEKRALQETITELQNRIIGSGPGNATRASWSSKR
- the LOC122566861 gene encoding UHRF1-binding protein 1 isoform X5, giving the protein MVSLIKKQLLKHLSRFTKNLSADKINLSAFKGEGELTNLELDEIVLTDLLELPSWLRLTNAWCNKVSFRIQWTKLRSVPIFLSLDEVHIEVETCEDLRDLSSPQGLSSYTGPAKYSFIHKVIDGITVTVNTVSVTFKSPAFIASVQMNRIIVESKSATWLRCDLRTTRVKDPDRGQLLIFKELEWQTVRIEAQSTKDKNLTPLRLLTNQARCRITIKKRISDCFVMGSRLILILDDLLWVLTDSQLKAALHFIDSLGGLIEKATVLERKTKAARKLEVLPEYQAQISQQSRTKNQYNTAISKIFTRYDVVETSYHFLCQRIDLHLCDDAGNGRSSHPDLKDGGALQISLVRFQVDYYPYHLAMADRKHWAKYKENATPHSQWLQQSLSSFRSQFMDLIDSGRTQHSPLTRSQGNITVNNTKGLGDNSEKGNQSQNINIAVDEKKKSQHPSGNPVKNYILEQLAKLMTTCIIIRIDDFTLYKVTTTSRNPVPKEFVMGDRDKFCLPEDVTIVHAEFTYYYYPGDITFPLPPPKFYVQLNPIQVNFDVCSCLWFNSFALNLYHSLMDKDKQSTYTSTNLMYFDVKIEAILPRVVFESQQDYPNQKDRPKSLHIQTSRASITNVRSAERSSRADLAQCVNAFQMGQMFFATDFPNRSNDFHILTDKFLAHCAGTDNIRYPPPNFSSNSVNELVRQLHRELLWTEAKDIWCCNLEPVWGDFLGARAVGQNRPVPFLDAFPLTLWCYMSMKSSEKDSSENKSTADIHGLAYISNLVSVQINHYQYLFLLRLSEVLSEMATYLNIDSNKILKVDCGSSLVIGALIPQVEVTFVMPSHTPGKENSGGDLESVMPDSSSIADDIPGSSIPWQSTERVESSSKKININNETITPQSDVSSMLSMDFIHSSIPQTVVTFKQNGTNKHENNMQIRNVAHDKRCIAVEEEKSLPTLRYTADATNKHSKGDSFSNTPFIPNNFNVGLSSMKKGLSNLMTSIDSALKASPEDGSSDTVSIRSDVSSDSENYVLINLQDQEKLDTMFSVDNSIRITAVEEASEVVEETPDTQSEKSMDSVCKRKDIVSMATFKLSKVEFIQQSLGYASSIKVQISNIGNDECSSIPWDEFQTKFSARSRGWVELPSDSNCRSCIKLRLDHDLKCKSDSWKLSQASRAIRNKNMHLNQNQDNTTEEEVDTTIDVHNKQSVLDLFEDKLEVKVTNVSMALSMSSISGLTDLTEDEIIPRPIPLQIYLESISLRLNEDRPPNNITSPGPIPIDLNIAKLKIVRDANGVFHIEPVVNLSRSNSLVTLTSSDTQIVENMNHEMELNILRQSSKQLKLDNEQLRRRLNALEKISEENTKLIRIKEESTVIKSHLSAAQEDIQLLLKEKRALQETITELQNRIIGSGPGNATRASWSSKR